Proteins co-encoded in one Desulfitobacterium hafniense DCB-2 genomic window:
- a CDS encoding DMSO/selenate family reductase complex B subunit, with protein MANQYGFYVDQHNCIGCFTCQIACKDKNDLADGLRWRKVHEFTGGSCIEENGVFKSNVFAYWLSLGCNHCEHPKCAENCPTGAMYKREEDGIVLVDQDKCIGCGYCTWSCPYEVPQVAGKTASKCNFCIDLQKEGKNPACVDACIMRVLKFGPLDELRAEYGEIAQVKGLPSADITKPSLVITPHKAAIK; from the coding sequence ATGGCAAATCAATACGGTTTTTATGTAGATCAGCACAATTGCATTGGCTGTTTTACCTGTCAGATTGCCTGTAAGGATAAAAATGATTTGGCAGACGGCTTGCGCTGGAGAAAGGTTCATGAATTTACCGGCGGCTCCTGCATCGAAGAAAACGGCGTATTCAAAAGCAATGTCTTTGCTTACTGGCTCTCTCTGGGCTGCAATCATTGTGAACATCCTAAATGTGCGGAGAATTGTCCCACCGGCGCCATGTACAAACGGGAGGAAGATGGTATCGTCTTGGTGGATCAGGATAAGTGCATAGGCTGCGGTTACTGTACCTGGTCCTGCCCTTATGAAGTGCCCCAGGTTGCCGGAAAGACAGCATCCAAATGCAACTTCTGCATTGATCTGCAAAAGGAAGGAAAAAATCCGGCCTGTGTCGATGCTTGCATTATGCGGGTATTGAAATTCGGCCCCCTTGATGAACTGCGAGCTGAATATGGAGAAATTGCTCAGGTCAAAGGGTTGCCCAGTGCCGATATCACCAAACCTTCCTTGGTTATTACGCCCCATAAGGCTGCAATAAAGTAG